A segment of the Epinephelus fuscoguttatus linkage group LG23, E.fuscoguttatus.final_Chr_v1 genome:
CCTGTTCAGTCTCGTAGAAATCTTAACCAGTAGCACAGACCAGTAACAGCAGACTGGGTGTGGTGGTCAggatgtgggtgttttataAAGACTCTGCAGCAGCACCTGAGACTGGGAGACAAATCTGTCTCCTGTCAGTCTGCAGAGGctccacactgtcactgtgatgtagATATTAAACTGATGTTAAAGAAGGAAACAGAATCAACTGTCTGCTGAGAAACGTGTGTGATAAACACTGAGATAATGTTGGAGGCATATATAAAGTCACAAGTTATACGGACATTTTAAAGTGATATTAATAGTAGTGCAGTATTTTCAGCTCGTTATCAGATCTGTACAGAGATACAACAGAGatataactcacctgtgaaCTCGTGTTTCATCAGGACGAttgttgttttaatatatttgtatatatatttaaattaagttattattaagtgtgtttgtgttgcattCACTGACAGTCATATTTACCACACTGTAGTGGCTGTCACCTCATAGCAGTTCCTCCAGTGTGCAGCACTGCAGCATGCAGGCAGAACTTGGCCCGGTAAGAAACTCTTTACAGACGACCAGCGCTtcctgcagcagtgtgtgtgtgtgtgtgtgtgtgtgtgtgtgtgtgtgtgtgtgtgtgtgtgtggagttgtAAAGCCTTGGGAGCGAGGACATTTCTGCAGGGTTAAACTCAGTCCTTCTTTTAGACTCAGCATTCAGAGCTGATAAGACTCAGCCGAAGGTCTGAGGTTCAGGGTTCCTGTGAGGACACCGACTCTGCAGGGCCAAAACAAAACTACAGATGGactgatgttgttgtttattttgtttctgttgttatttgtgccagggaaacaaagaaagtttAATTATATAAACATTTCCTCTCTGATATctattttatgtttctgtgaaaacacatttctcttcaaacagctgatttattcaagtttctcactaaaaaaactacattttacaaggttacatttgaacacatcatgagaacattataatttaccttcCACCAAAACTAGTTTTTACTGGATAGCGCCTGAAGGCATCATGATGTAACTCAATGCTGTTAGTTCTCTTAGCTCCTagtgctaacggctaacgttaacaagCTCTCGAGGAGAACGATAGGCCGCAAACCCGGCGTGATGGTAATGAGTTTACTGTCCTTTCATCCTGGCGGCATCCTGGCAGAGAGCTATGTCCATACCAAACACGTTTTCTGTTGTTGCCAGGACGACAGGACGCTGTCAGTTCTGTTGACTCTTCATTTTACTGCACTGTTCACCAGCCGAATCTGAGTCTGGTGGGAGACAGACGGACAGCTCGTTGCTTTAACATGTAAAAACATAGCGCTCACTGTCCATCTTCACTGTTTAGCTATCGTTAGCATTGGCTACTCTGCTCTGTGCATCAGCagggtctggtgggagctagctagtggcgctgcttcttcccacccCAACAGCGTTGCTATGGAAGCATTGTGCCCATCCTCCGGTCTCCACCCAGGTTGCCATGGTGAGCTAATGGCTCAGTTTGAGTCACAAAGCCCCTGTAGCATCGTTTACtttgttatcactgttagctttgtcagcactgttcaacatggctagtggtgctaacatagctaacaatgctaaagaggtttgtggctcaaaatgaagcattTGGGCAACATGGGgtgagactggagggtgggcagtgggtgCTGTTTCCATATGTTAACAGTTAGCCGACTGTCAGCAGAGCCAATGGAGAATAAAGTAAAaggcaaaacattaaaatgtctcCACCTTTAAATGGACAGAGATCTGAAATGTGGCGCTAAAGCTCAGtgactaaaaggaaaggcctcttgtatttcactaTATTTTGCTTAAAATGCTGCAGTAGAGCAACTGATCACAGAGGGACTTGAGGATCTGTTTTACAAGAATATTATGGGTGTTCTGTAATCATCGATGGTCACTGATATTTTTCTGGACAGGAAAACAAATGCAGTAGTTGTGGGAATGTGAGTATCGCTCTGAGATGGACTTGTGACCTTCTTTAAGGTGAGAGTCCTGGGAATGCAGCGTGTAAGTGATGGTCCTCAAAAGTATGGTAaaacaaacgtgtgtgtgtgtgtgtgtgccgtggAGAGAGGGAGCATTGTGTCGTCTTGTGGTTTGAGGCGACACAGTGATGAATATCAAACAGGGCTGTAGTAGTGTGTGACGTTCTGTCGTGTCGTTGATCAATAAACTATTgtgtctcttctctctctctctctctctctctctctctctctctctctctctgcagttcAGGACCTCCTATTGGCCGTCATCCCGTCTCGCTCCACCGGCCCGTACTCTACTACAGCTGCAGTACTCGTAGTGTTTCACAGTCAGCACTCTTACAGTAACATTTGCTAGCAGAGGTGCAGTGAAACATCAGAGAGGTGACCTGTGAAGCAGCGTGGGGGGCGGGGGTGGGGCTCTGCCAACCTTCCCACAGCAGCTTTGAACACACCTCCAGTTGTGTATCAATGCATTTTGGTGCTAACGGACTGGGCACGACTTCCTTAGCTCGTTAGCTTGAGTTTAGCGGGGGCTTCTCGAGCATGATGCTTCAGATTCTGGGCCCCTGACTCCTCCACGTGGTCTCCAGGTGATGAGCTCAATAGTTTGTTGTGAGAAAAATGAAACTGCTCCACTAGCAGCTGCTTCAACGTGAAATTCtctcagctgcagcacaaacacaacGAGTGTTTCACCTGCTCTGAAAATGTAGATTAGCTTCATTTTGAAGCTActtgcagttagcagctaacagctagcGCAGCCGTTCGATCCGAAGCAAACAGAGATAAAATTCAGTTTGAAAATAAACGACCTAAAAATGTAGTTGGACTCCGACCTGGTTTACGTGTTTGGCAAGCTAACGGCTTGTTAGCTGCTAGCGGCTAGTGGCGAGCAGGTAGCGGTGGCGCGGAGCTAGGTCCGGGCAAAGCAGGGGTGCGATGGAGTACCACTCCGGTGGCAGCCTGCCCCTGCTGGGGAGACCACGGTACTGCCCCGGGGCCAATGCTAACGGAGGATACCTGTGTGAGACGGGACACTGCTGCGGAGAGACCGGCTGCTGCACCTACTACTACGAACTCTGGTGTAAGTTGTACTGGACTGTTTCCTGTTGGCATGGTTACCGAGAGCTCTGACTGGCATCTGGGACGTTTGTCTGGGATGTGTTATAGTTTTATCTCACGCAATATGCAGCATGATTTAATCTTGCTTTTACTGTGGTGATTTTAATTCTTATGCTAGAACAGGAGTCGGCAACCTTCACTATGAAAGTCGCAGAGGAAAAGTgtacgtttctacaaaccacaaatCCATGggcatgtttcatacatatcatatcagtgGTACAGAATATGAGTTGACTTTGTCACCTGAGGGTGGGGGGATGATGGTTGACGCAACCCCTAGCTGAGACATCTGCCAAGCTACAGACTGCTGAGACCAACAGGCAgttgtgatttagtgagtcCGGCTGCTTTTTAGAcaccaaatgtaggtgtttcATAGCGACTCATCGAgtatttttagccaaaacacGATCTTGTCCGAACTATAATCAAGTGGTATTCATGCCTAAACTTATCCGCACGTTAACATTAgcgtaaagtttcaacatatccgctaTGTAATAACATGTAGATATAACgtgtccatggtttgcagaaacgtacaactTTTTATCTTGCAACCAACCCTTTGTTAGGCCACACCCCTTTTGGATGGTCCGTCAAGCTGTCGGAACGAGCACTCCCTGAAGAATtattataaaattttaaaaaaaattttttagagAGATTGAAGAGTCTACAACATGTCAGGATGTCAGACTGACGCGGCAAAGATCAAGATTCGGGCCGTGAATTTTGTCGATTCTGAATCTGATTCCAATTCTGCTTATTGATTATGGTTGTAACTGATTCTGAGTTTTGAATCTAATATggttaaaaaaaggtgaaatgtAGGGATGGATATCAAAAAGACTTTATTGAAACGAATGCCATTCTCAATTCTGCTAAGTCCAATTCTTTATCGATTCCTTATTGATTCTGAACACAGTCTACATTGTATAACCAGGGTAGTAAAAAGACACGGACCATTTCCTCCTCTCGCTGCTTTAATCTGGAATCTgaaagacatttgaagactAAACTGGACCCACAGGTGTTTCCAGACTGAGGGTCTGGAGTGGTTGTTTGTGTCGTAGTAACGCTGTAATATTGTACTCAGGGTTCTGGCTGCTGTGGACCGTCCTCATCCtgttcagctgctgctgtgcgTACCGACACCGCCGAGCCAAACTGAgggttcagcagcagcagaggcagcgaGAGATCAGCCTGCTGGCCTACCATGGAGCCAACTCCTACCCGTCCTCCATGCTGGACCTCAGTAAGACAACCGACCGTCTGCTTTTACATTCAACTCTCAacacaaagacataaagacgcctcttgttttgtgttttgtcctTTTGTGACGAAATGCTTTTGTAATCTGTCGCCGTGACAACTTAGTGGAAATTTACAGCTCGGACGCCAGTGGAGTTTTCCTTCTGTTTATTCTGATTATGTCCTGCAAGAGCTCTCCTTCAGTGCACTGTTGCATCAGTACATATAACACAAGCAGCTGTTGTGTCAGCCGGCGGCAACATACAGCTCAGCCTCAGTCGTAAAGGGAAACTCccctaaatatttaaatcatGTGGGAAATGAAGGGCAGTAAATCAAGTTATGTAGAACAAAAAACTGGGACCTTTGTCAAAAACCTTTGTCTTACACCATGTTTATCCAAAATCTCctgtcaccccccccccccccactgaCTGTTCTCATTTACAACGAGTTTCAACTCGTTGTTTATTTGTCCAGTCACAACTTTGGTATTGTGGTTCAGccactgtcctctacctgctcaggtacgctGTACTCTACCTGATATGATGTTGTTTTCACAGCTTGTTTCCACCGCCCCCTACTGGCCAAAAACATCAGTTATTACAGGTATGAAAGAACCTGTTTGTCTAACCTCTTCTGTTATTAGGTTTCCTGGCGTCGCTGAAGCTGCCGTCCTACGAGGAGGTGGCGGCTCAaccctccacccctcctccacCGTACAGCTCCGTGTTCACCACCCCACGTTACCCGCAGCCCCCGCGTACCGCCGACCCCCACCTGCTCACGCAGCACGACCCGCTGTTGCACCGGCCGCTCAGTGATGGTCCCTCCTCCCTCAGCTCCGACAACAGGTGACAATGCTGCTGATGCTAATGTGGGTAGCCATGGTGGGGCCACTGCAAGTACTGCTAACACCACAGGGAGAGAAGCAGTAGTACTCAACATTTGGAAAATAACGTTAGCAGCTCAGAAAACAGTGGTGACATTCCTAGGAATGCTGTAACGCTATTgggaatatttaaaataaaatattgattagaACTCTACTACTGCTGATTAGGAAGCTTAAAATGTCGATATTGTTTTGGGTGTAGAATGAGACGCACCACACACTCGGTGCAAAGCAAGAAGAAattgttttctcatgttttcaTAAATCTAGATGAATAATAAATGTGCGTCTTTCCTGTAGCTCCAGTTGTTCCTGCGACTCCTGCTGCCCCTCCTCTCCATGTAGCTCCTCCTTATCGGCACCTGTCACATATGAGACTGACACAAGCCACGCCACCACGCCCAGTGAGGCCGCACCCCTCACTCTTGATGTCACTATGGAGACCATCACTGCAGCGGCAACCTGTTTGGAGGTAAATGAGAGACGATTTGTTTCTGAGAGGATGGTTGCCTCAGCGGCGGTTGACATCGGTGATGAAGATGCTGCCAGAGCAGAGGAAACTGTTGCCACGGACTCATCGGTTCCCAACCAGGCTGTTACTGTTGTGGTTGTTACCAGGGCGGCCTCCCCTCAGCCTCTGCCTTCTCCCGGCTCAGAGGTGGCTCTTCCTGTTGCAACTACATCTCCCATAAAGCAACACCTTGACCTGGCACCGTGTACCCCAATAGTCAGCACAGGTAGCCCGAGTACACTCCCTAGTCCGAGTGTTGTTGACACCACACTTCCTTCCATCCAAGTAATGAGCACCGAGGGTCCTGAAACTACCCCTAACCCCAAAACCACCTCAGTGTCAGGCCCCTCTACCCCAACAGCTAGCACTTCTGACCGCCCGACAGCCACCCAGACCCTCAAAACCCTCGACCTACCAAGAACTTTTGAAACAGTCAGTGTTCCAAGTAGCCCAACCTCGGTACCAACCCCAGATGTTGGAAGAACTTTGGTCCCGATAACAGGCTCTTCTAGTCTCCCAACTCCAGACCCAAATTCTAGCCTTGTGCCGATCTTGGCACCTTCAGACTTTATCCAAGCACCAGCCCCAGTATCTTCAAGTCTTTCCCAAGCTCCAGCCATAGTACCTACAAATTCTACCCAAGTTCCAGAGCCAGTATCCACAGACCTTAGCCCCTTTCCAGACCCAGTACTTACAAACCTTACCCAAGCTGCAGACCCATTACCCTCAACCCTTACCCTTGTGCCAAACCTAAAACCCACAATCACTGTAGTGCCAGAGTGTGAAACGAATCCAGTTCTTAAACCTGCACATTCAAACCTTGCCCTTGCTACAGATGCACTTACATCAGACCATTGTCAGATTCAAAAAGTGTCACCTGGGTCAGGTCTAGCCCTGATTCCTCCCAGCCCAGGGAACCCAGGGTCTGTTGCTGTTCTTGTAGCTTGTCTCGATCCAGCCACAGCACCAGCCGATCCCGTTCCTTCTCTGATCCAGTCTCAATCACCAGAGTCAGATCTCATCAGTCCATTACCATCAAATGTCCAGGCTGGTTCGGGTACTGGATCAGGTCCACTGTCCACTCCTGCCCCAGTGCTCACTTTGCCAACACCTGCATCCTCCCCGTCCTCCTGCCCAGCCATAACCATAGACCCTGAATCTTCtttcactccctccctccctgcagcCCTCTCCCCATCCTCGCCTCAGTCCCTTCCTTCACCTCCTTCCCTCCCAACTCCTCCAGTCCTGTCTTCTACTTCCCTCCCAGCTCCAGCTTTACTACTGGACCCCCTCACTGCTCTGCACCAGTCCAACAAAGGGGGATCTTCTTCTGGCCAcgcctcctctctctccccctcccctcgTGCTACTCAGTCCCCTCCGAAACAGACTCTCTTCTCACCCTGCGTGGACATCTTTGAACCAGGACCTCCCAGCTGGGAGGATGGTGATGAGGAACAGGAGGATGaggacaatgatgatgatgatgatgaggacatgGGAGCCGATGAGAGCCAGTATAGACATCGGCGACTTACTGGTGACTCCGGCATCGAGGTGTGCAGGTGTCgggtggaggaggaagatgaggaagaggaggagaaagacgAGGAGGGGGAAAAGAAGGAGGgtggcaggagaggaggaggatcgGAGAGGGATAAAAAAGGAGGTGGAAACACTGATCTCCATGACAGCGTAGACTGCCCCGCCAGAGGTCAGATAACCACAGGTGAAGGACTCATATTGTGTAACTCCACCTCCACCGCTACGCCAACGTCTGAGGACAGTGGTGACGTCGTTATCGTCATGGAGACAGTGTGATTGACAGAAGTGGTCGGATCATACCATCCGTCATCCAGACACGGGATGAAGTTCTGATGGCATCCACCCTTGAGATTGTTTTTGAGATTGTTCTGTAACCGGGGAGGTTTTGACGATTGTGATTAGGAATCAGTTGCGTCACATTAATAAACGTCGCTTGTTCAGCATCTGTTTGTCAGACCAGCATAGGTGTCGCATGTTAGGAAGAGATTCAACAGGAAGCATTAGCTCATTTCAACAAAGGGTCTTCAACTGTGATTTGGAATTTTACTCAAATGTGGTTCAGAAGTTTCTGCATGGAGAGGCGTTCACTCCGATCGCATCCAGAGCTATAAAAACTTAACAAGTACAGAACTGGTGTTAGCAGTTTGTAAAGTGTCAGGATTAGGACGCCTGATTTCCATTTTGATCCCAACAAACGTTTTACAGTTTACACAAATAAGTTAGCGATCCACCCTCAAGTAACTTTGGAGAGATGTTTGTGAAGCAGTGACTATGAACCGAGAGCTAGCTGAAGCaacttgttgtgttgtgtctgtaCAACTGTTCAGTTGTGTCCTCAGTCAGAGTGAACAGTCTAACAAGGTTGATTTATCTGTTGACATTTACGTGACACAGTCAACGGTCTCATCTTTTGCTCAAATTAGTTGGTGCTAAGGTACAGCCAGTCAAAGAAACCTCGTTGTGCTTCTCTACAAAACTCATTGCCTGTCCTCAAAGATACACACGAATGTGTAAATTCACTTCTGTCTTCATGAAAGACTGCCAGCGTTAGTTTAGAGGTGGACTCCACCAATTTCACACATATTTCTGATCCGACACCTGTGTTACCAACAGGTGCATTTACCCGGCACGAAGGGTCTCATAAAAGATGCTGTTTAAGTGGCGTTATAAGAGGTGCGAGATCCAGTGTACTTGTACTTGTACGAGTTTGACCCATACTATAAACTAAAACCTTGGCCTTCATGTGACTTCATTATTGTTTAAATGGGTGTCCCACAAATTTTTTGTGCActgaaaaaacttaaaaactgcATTGTTTACGTAGAGAAATTGAGATTTCATTTCGAGAGTGGTCAAGACAACATCTGCGGGACACCACTGGATGACCTGTACACTTTATATCTTCAGTGTATCCTGCAGCGTGGGACTCGCACTTGTCTGGTGTTGACCTCGACTTGATCTCAACCCTTCAAAACTTGGTCTTGTCTCGGTCTCgatacactctggtcttggtcatgacttggtcttGCTAAAGGTTGTCTTGACTACAATGCTGCAACTAGCTATCAGGCCTATTTAGCCAAGTGTTAGATGTTAACATCAACACGCTAATGCTAGCTTCTGCCTGCTACTGTATGTTGAATATTCCTGAAAGATTTTAATAACTGCACAGTGGTGGTTAGCTGAACAGATGCTATGGCTAGCTAACACTTTCTACTTTCTTAACACAAAATCAATGAGGACTTGATTAGCTCTTGATCAAAGTAGACAATAATTGCCCATTCAGTTATTCACTGTTCAATTCtgtttaaaaatacacaaatgcaGCTAGCATCATCTTTATAAAGAGATATCTGCGTATGTACGCAGAATCTGTCGACAACGTGGCAAGATTTTAGTATCAGAAGCGTTCTGGTTTCAGTTTGTAGTCCGAGTAGAATTGACCAAACACATTTGAGCGACAAGTAAAAAGTCTTTGTGGAGAGGCATTTGCCGAAATGCAATTAGTTATCGTCTGATAGCTGATTAGCTTTTGCtagctttaaaaaacaaaatgcatctGCACTCATATGCAGGTATCGGTTTACAGAGATCACCTGAAACGATTAGTGCACAGAAGAAAAGTATTGGCTCAGATATCTGCTCACTACACCGGATCTCCTGAAATATTTCTGTTGCCCTCAGACTCTTGTCGTTATCAGACCAATATCTGACGGGTTGTGAGATTGAGATATCCAAAAAGCTAATGTGGCGTTTATGTCATACAGGAATATCGACAGTTATCCAATACTGATTTAGAGCTCACATCAGCATCTGAGCTGTGGTTACAACTGGGAGTGCCAGACATCGTTAAAggtaattaaataataatttaagaGATGTAATGTTGCATGTTCACCCAGGCTAATTTTTAACCCCCATGCAACCAGTTCTTAAATTATAAAACCATCTTGATTGGTCCAATGACGTTAATGCTCATGAGTTGGAAACATGAGAATCTTTCCCTTTGCTACGTTCTGTCGCCGGAGCGTGCATAATGCTgctgacagaaatgacattttcTTTCTTACGTCCGTCACCAGCAAGAAAAGAAGTACTTTAAATAGTTGAACATTTAGGAGAGGACACCTCGCTTGTCTTGGGTGATGACGGAGGTTTGGAAACGTGCCGGGGACAAACTGGCTGTTTTGGACTGTAAGAGTGACTGATGTGGGCGGGTGATTCACTCTGACTGACAGAGGGAAGACTGATTCATTCATGAGAGGGGACGTTTGAAGTCTGTCAGGAGAGCGGAATTAGGTGGGTAGTCTCTGAGATGGGAGAGACGGTTTCTCAGATCTGATCCTGTATGGAGGGCTTCAGGGTTGATGGATCAGTTGGTTTTCTGTGCGTCAGACTTTCGGCAGAGAAAAGCTTTTGCATAACAGGGAATAAACAATGGGCACTTTTAGACAGAAACAAAGCGCCAAACAAAGAGACGGCAGCACGTCATCGTTCCCGTCTTTGTCTCTTTCCCTGAATTTGAGGTCAGATACAACAATTCGTTGTGGACAGCACACAATCTAGGTTCAGTCTTAACTCTGAAATATTCCCTTCACTTTGTGCATCTCTCCTTTCATAGTCACATTCAGAACCAGTAATTCTACTGGTTAATGAATTGATCGATTAATAGACTACGTTTACAAAATTCACCCAACACCTTGAGCTGTTTTAGGGCCTTAAAGTGACAGTAACATCAATCCTATCAAAGAATTGAACAACAAGTAATTCAGGATTTATTTTCAGGCCATTGTTCCAACATATTCATTTTTCGTACACCGTCAGAAAGACGGACGTGTCGATATTGATATTTTGTGACAGAAAGAGTATATTTTGTCAATGATAGCGCTACTAACGTGTGTGTAGTACATGCTGGTGTGTTTGAAGTCACCTTAGAATATGTAATTAGTGAAGAGCAATATTTTTCATCAGCAAGTGTCTGTGTATAAATAGAAAGAGTGCAGTGACATCAGATTGTACCGCAACGTGGGAATGTCTGTTCTCGTCTTTGAAAGTAAAGACACAGGCAATATAATCTGTGTTCCCTGTGTAACTACGGCAACCGCCGCGGTCACCTGAAGATTGTGCGAGTCATGGGTATCATTGACTCAACCCCCTCTGATGTAAAGATGTATGAGTCTGGTTGAATGATCCCTAAAGCCTGTGTCCATGCTGCATTACAACACAGACTTCACCACCCATTTGTTGCAAAGGATGATGGGTATCATTTTGCTGACAGAGCTGCCCGTAGCATGGACAGAGCTATGCCATGAAGAGGGCGTGGCTTGACTACAATGATGGCAGCAGAGTGGACAGTTTCCATGTCAAACTCTGATTGGTTGGATGTTTTCCGTAAGTCTTGGTCGTCAGTTTGGAAACCAGCATGCACAAGATGGGATTCACTCATGGATggataaaaaaggaaaattgttttttaaaccttttgtgGCAAAATTCACTGGTACAGGAAGGAGCAGATGTGGAGTTCGGACAGCTCAAGCAGATTCCATGATGGCATCCGTGATTCGTCTCAGACTGAGATCGAAAAGACACCTTGTCCAATTGAACCCAGGCCAGATCTGCGCCTGTGGACTGAGGTGTAAGAGTTCGTAGAGGCTCGAAGGACCTCCTCGAGAAAGCTCAAGGGTGATACCGAGCTGTTGATGTTGTGGTTGatggtgttttttgtttacctGAACTAATAAGGTTATATATCTCCATGGTTACAGAGTGCCATTTCTACTTGACAACTGTTACTACTTAGCATTAGATAGAGCTGTTATcgctctgtgtgggtgtggacTTTCGACCGGAGTGACTGGGAAATGTTGTCTTAAATCTGTCTGTTGTAGCTCGGGTTTCCGAAGGCTCTAACATCGGCCTCGTAAAAGGAGACACAGCTGGTTTCGGTGCGACGCCTTCTAATTTATTTAGGATTTTATCCAAATGTCCTCACAGTACCAGGAGTGTTGacactgactgtgtttacatgcacaacatACTCCAGATTTTGCCCTCATTCCAAAAAAGACAGTATTCCTACTGACCTGTTCACACggctaatgaaaataaatattccacTTATATTcgtgtttacatgcagccaatcacagccctgCCTGCTTACGTTTACATTCAGCtaatctgaaacagaaaatacatttttacggAAACATAATGCCGAACACATTACAGCTTCTGTTactgcaaaaatgttgatactcggtgtatcagcaaaatgttcagtGACAATGCATTTCACTTGTTTTCTGCCATAATAGGCAACTTGCAGTAGCTCTAACCTATAACTGAAATCACGCTCTTTTCCTACTaaaaccaaagtgcttttgttgcgtAAACCGAAGACAGGTGTTTGGACGCAAAGTCGAAGTTCTAGTGTCAAAGTCCTGCACTTTGTCCACCCACCATCCTCCCCAACCACCTCGGTTTGAAGCCTCAAGGGTAACATGAAGAAAGTGTTTCGTTACCTAAAAGACATGTCTCTGAACAAGCATTAACTCTgttgccacaacaacataaatgCGAAAGCAGCTCAGCAACATACAAgggtaatttctaggagacaggatTGCCGATCAATGTGCCCTTTGTTGCATCAAGGTTTCCTTTTATTTCTTCAAAGTTCTCCGCTGACAGTGAACCTGTTGATATcaaagtctttcataatgtttaaaagtaggtggtTTCTTCTTTTCCCCGTATCAGAtccagaatattgtcatattggAATAATAGTAGAATAAACAAGTAAACGTAGTCACTGTCTGGAAGAGTTGACACAGACTGAACGATCGGCACCTGGgcgttgtttttttaaatcacttcgaCAGTCAAACCAGACGGACGAAGGTTTTGTGATCAGAGACCAAATCAGTGGGTTTAAGAATTGGTTGGAATTATCTACAGAATTACCAGCGCCAATATTTAACGCACTTCTACCGGCTGAATGGAAGAAGGTCCCATTTCTTCTCTAGAGgaatcatgggaaatgtagtcaGCACTGACTGAAGTAGAAGTAGACATGGAGGCAGGGTTGACGGATCGTCAGAGCTCCTGAAATCACAGACTGTGAAGCAGGAGAGATTCCCAACATCTGTTAGTTTCCATGTAGCTCCATGGGTGCAGCAAGGCACTGCCAGGGTTGGGGGTTAAATTCCTGAAGATCCTGACACTCATGATCTCAACACTGCAGGTGCTGTGAGGTGTTTAGGGGTAACATGTTCAGTGAAACAACcacagaaaaacatcggccactgccaacggtgaatgtcatcttatttgccagcAGGCCGAcggcagtcaacaaggcaaatatcGGC
Coding sequences within it:
- the LOC125883742 gene encoding mucin-2-like; its protein translation is MEYHSGGSLPLLGRPRYCPGANANGGYLCETGHCCGETGCCTYYYELWWFWLLWTVLILFSCCCAYRHRRAKLRVQQQQRQREISLLAYHGANSYPSSMLDLSFLASLKLPSYEEVAAQPSTPPPPYSSVFTTPRYPQPPRTADPHLLTQHDPLLHRPLSDGPSSLSSDNSSSCSCDSCCPSSPCSSSLSAPVTYETDTSHATTPSEAAPLTLDVTMETITAAATCLEVNERRFVSERMVASAAVDIGDEDAARAEETVATDSSVPNQAVTVVVVTRAASPQPLPSPGSEVALPVATTSPIKQHLDLAPCTPIVSTGSPSTLPSPSVVDTTLPSIQVMSTEGPETTPNPKTTSVSGPSTPTASTSDRPTATQTLKTLDLPRTFETVSVPSSPTSVPTPDVGRTLVPITGSSSLPTPDPNSSLVPILAPSDFIQAPAPVSSSLSQAPAIVPTNSTQVPEPVSTDLSPFPDPVLTNLTQAADPLPSTLTLVPNLKPTITVVPECETNPVLKPAHSNLALATDALTSDHCQIQKVSPGSGLALIPPSPGNPGSVAVLVACLDPATAPADPVPSLIQSQSPESDLISPLPSNVQAGSGTGSGPLSTPAPVLTLPTPASSPSSCPAITIDPESSFTPSLPAALSPSSPQSLPSPPSLPTPPVLSSTSLPAPALLLDPLTALHQSNKGGSSSGHASSLSPSPRATQSPPKQTLFSPCVDIFEPGPPSWEDGDEEQEDEDNDDDDDEDMGADESQYRHRRLTGDSGIEVCRCRVEEEDEEEEEKDEEGEKKEGGRRGGGSERDKKGGGNTDLHDSVDCPARGQITTGEGLILCNSTSTATPTSEDSGDVVIVMETV